In a single window of the Pongo abelii isolate AG06213 chromosome 1, NHGRI_mPonAbe1-v2.0_pri, whole genome shotgun sequence genome:
- the LOC100433471 gene encoding late cornified envelope protein 3C has protein sequence MSCQQKQQQCQPLPKCAPKSPAQCLPPPSSDCALSSGGCGPSSESGCCLSHHRHQRSHQCRRQRSNSCDRGSGQQGRGSCCGHGSGGCC, from the coding sequence ATGTCCTgccagcagaagcagcagcagtgcCAGCCCCTACCCAAGTGTGCCCCAAAGAGCCCAGCACAGTGTCTGCCTCCACCCTCTTCTGACTGTGCTCTAAGCTCCGGGGGCTGTGGCCCCAGTTCTGAAAGTGGCTGCTGCCTGAGCCACCACAGGCACCAGAGGTCCCATCAATGCCGGCGCCAGAGATCCAACTCCTGTGATAGGGGCAGTGGTCAGCAAGGCAGGGGCTCCTGCTGTGGCCATGGCTCTGGGGGCTGCTGCTGA